A genomic stretch from Pectinophora gossypiella chromosome 13, ilPecGoss1.1, whole genome shotgun sequence includes:
- the LOC126372070 gene encoding cell cycle checkpoint protein RAD17 gives MQKEKKWLKPFFDFDDDQPTKKPKKSVVLKKSVSHIEKIASASVLPNINHKNWMKNFDPVNVEDLAVNNKKIQEVEEWIKVVNSNSTCSDMLLLTGPVGCGKTTTVHTIASKYKMKVTEWITPVDIDIPTDYGDYEYKEKQSTKFLDFILKAANFSSLLDSNNSKLVLVEDFPNTFIRTPSEFTDILNQYKNRAKSPIVFICSESHSDGKNTAASLFTPSLKEQFQIHHITFNGVTATGLRAALKRVADIINKKHSAVYNIPTSDVIECVVNSSTGDVRSAVLNLHFACLKGSSQNLETSLIEEKETKSKTTKTTRKKKQASSRFLSLGKDQTVSILHGVGRVLNPKVTENGNFTHPPTEIIEQFVSQPTSFVNFLEENYLVHFSCSVDADRAASALSDADYLLGEWREKMCQEYGLYVAVSGLMLANKAPLSAWNPVRGPKNMKINYPTPREIPLLEENYLYKGKTLVSDYQTYCKIIGSKPRPKQTNGIEIEF, from the exons ATGCAGAAA GAAAAGAAATGGCTAAAACCATTTTTTGATTTTGACGACGATCAGCCTACTAAGAAACCAAAAAAAAGTGTAGTACTTAAAAAATCGGTGAGCCATATCGAG AAAATCGCATCAGCTTCCGTTTTACCAAACATAAATCATAAAAATTGGATGAAAAACTTTGATCCAGTGAATGTAGAAGACTTAGcagtaaataataagaaaatccAAGAGGTAGAAGAATGGATAAAAGTGGTCAACAGCAATAGTACATGTAGTGATATGCTGCTATTGACAGGACCTGTGGGGTGTGGCAAAACCACTACTGTGCATACTATTGCCTCTAAATATAAAATGAAGGTTACCGAATGGATAACACCAGTTGATATAGATATACCTACAGATTATG GTGACTATGAATACAAGGAAAAgcaatctacaaaatttttagacTTCATTTTAAAAGCTGCAAATTTTTCATCATTGTTGGATAGTAATAATAGTAAACTGGTGTTAGTAGAAGATTTCCCCAACACCTTTATTAGGACACCTTCTGAATTCACAGATATTCTGAA CCAATACAAGAATAGAGCAAAGTCACCAATAGTTTTTATATGTTCAGAATCACATTCAGATGGTAAGAACACAGCAGCAAGCCTTTTCACACCAAGTCTAAAGGAACAATTTCAAATACATCACATCAC GTTCAATGGTGTAACTGCAACAGGATTGAGAGCTGCACTTAAGAGAGTTGcagacataataaataaaaagcataGTGCAGTGTACAATATTCCAACATCTGATGTCATAGAATGTGTAGTGAATTCATCCACAGGGGATGTTAGATCTGCTGTACTTAATCTACACTTTGCATGTCTGAAAG GGTCATCACAAAATTTGGAGACAAGTTTAATAGAAGAGAAGGAGACTAAAAGTAAAACCACTAAGACCACTAGAAAGAAAAAGCAAGCATCCAGTAGATTTTTGTCACTAGGTAAAGACCAGACTGTGAGCATTTTACATGGTGTTGGAAGAGTATTGAATCCCAAAG TGACAGAAAACGGCAACTTTACCCACCCGCCGACAGAAATAATCGAGCAGTTTGTGAGCCAGCCTACTTCATTTGTGAATTTTCTGGAAGAAAACTATTTAGTTCACTTTTCCTGTTCAGTAGACGCTGATAGGGCGGCGTCTGCACTAAGTGACGCCGACTATTTGCTGGGAGAGTGGAGA GAAAAGATGTGCCAAGAATATGGTTTATATGTCGCAGTGTCTGGTCTTATGTTGGCTAATAAAGCACCTCTGTCAGCGTGGAACCCAGTGAGAGGGCCTAAAAATATGAAGATTAATTATCC CACACCTAGAGAAATACCATTATTGGAAgaaaattacttatataaaggAAAAACCCTAGTTTCAGATTACCAAACCTATTGCAAAATTATAGGCAGTAAGCCTCGGCCCAAACAAACAAATggaattgaaattgaattttaa
- the LOC126372072 gene encoding NADH-quinone oxidoreductase subunit B 2-like, translated as MQAIKALTTSAPSTVLSVVKKGAFAPMVDQIRQTHLPAPNPKERRPYSPFQDTSNMAEYAVARLDDLLNWGRKGSMWPMTFGLACCAVEMMHIAAPRYDMDRYGVVFRASPRQSDVMIVAGTLTNKMAPALRKVYDQMPDPRWVISMGSCANGGGYYHYSYSVVRGCDRIVPVDIYVPGCPPTAEALLYGVLQLQKKVKRMKTIQIWYRK; from the exons ATGCAGGCAATAAAGGCATTGACGACTTCGGCTCCTTCCACAGTGCTTTCTGTGGTGAAGAAAGGAGCCTTCGCCCCGATGGTAGATCAGATACGTCAAACCCATTTGCCTGCACCAAACCCGAAGGAGAGACGCCCGTATTCGCCGTTTCAAGACACTAGTAACATGGCAGAGTATGCTGTGGCTAGGCTTGACGATCTACTGAACTGGGGCAGGAAAGGTTCAATGTGGCCCATGACTTTTGGTCTTGCTTGTTGTGCTGTAGAGATGATGCACATTGCTGCGCCCCGATACGACATGGACAG ATATGGTGTTGTATTCCGTGCCTCACCTCGTCAGTCGGATGTGATGATTGTAGCCGGTACTCTGACCAACAAGATGGCTCCAGCTCTGAGAAAAGTTTATGATCAAATGCCTGACCCAAGGTGGGTCATTTCCATGGGTAGCTGTGCCAATGGTGGTGGTTATTACCATTACTCTTATTCTGTTGTAAG GGGTTGTGATCGCATTGTACCTGTTGATATTTATGTACCCGGATGCCCACCAACGGCTGAGGCTTTGCTCTATGGTGTTCTTCAACTACAAAAGAAAGTCAAAAGAATGAAAACCATCCAAATCTGGTACAGGAAGTAA
- the LOC126372071 gene encoding RNA-binding protein with serine-rich domain 1-B-like isoform X4 has protein sequence MARNKSPSAASEKDKKKPKDKKKKDESGSSSSDSSGSSSDSSSSRSSSRSSSSSSGSSSRSSSSSSSSSSSSSNNRSRPKKKTSPSHKSPAKDRREADREKIRDRSPLGDKKKTPSINDKAKSKEKHDRSPGRKKRERSPPPRPTRIHIGRLTLNVNKDHIQEIFSTYGTVKMVEFPMDRLHPHNGRGYAYVEFTNPDEAENAMKHMDGGQIDGQEITAAPVLVPSRPRRPSPRPLPPRHGPPRRHSPPRYRRRSPPPRRRSPPRRRRTRSRSPRPAPRRRRSRSSSSSSR, from the exons AT GGCGCGTAATAAATCGCCATCGGCTGCTTCagaaaaagataaaaagaagccaaaagataagaaaaagaagGATGAGTCAGGATCTAGCAGCAGCGACAGCAGTGGAAG TTCATCAGACAGCAGTTCATCGCGATCTTCGTCTCGCTCATCGTCAAGCAGCTCGGGCAGTTCCTCGCGTTCATCTTCATCGTCCAGCTCGTCAAGCAGCAGTAGCAGCAACAACCGTTCTAGGCCAAAGAAGAA GACTTCACCTTCCCACAAGAGTCCAGCGAAGGATAGGCGCGAAGCCGACAGGGAAAAGATTAGAGATAGGTCCCCTTTAGGAGACAAAAAGAAGACTCCTTCCATTAATGACAAAGCTAAAAGCAAGGAAAAACATGATAG aTCTCCTGGCAGAAAGAAGCGTGAACGTTCACCGCCACCTCGTCCAACACGCATCCATATTGGACGTCTCACATTAAATGTCAATAAAGACCACATTCAGGAAATATTCTCCACATATGGTACCGTGAAAATGGTAGAATTTCCTATGGACCGTCTCCATCCACACAATGGACGTGGATATGCCTATGTGGAGTTCACCAACCCAGATGAAGCAGAGAATGCTATGAAGCATATGGATGGAG GTCAGATCGACGGGCAGGAGATCACGGCGGCACCGGTGCTAGTGCCTTCGCGACCGCGTCGCCCATCACCGCGCCCGCTGCCCCCGCGACATGGTCCGCCCCGCCGACACTCGCCGCCTCG GTACCGGCGCCGCAGCCCGCCGCCCCGGCGTCGctcgccgccgcgccggcgccGTACGCGCTCGCGCTCCCCACgtcccgcgccgcgccgccgacgCTCCAGGTCCTCCTCCTCTTCCTCCCGATAA
- the LOC126372071 gene encoding RNA-binding protein with serine-rich domain 1-A-like isoform X1, producing MARNKSPSAASEKDKKKPKDKKKKDESGSSSSDSSGSSSDSSSSRSSSRSSSSSSGSSSRSSSSSSSSSSSSSNNRSRPKKKYDIPTRTQLTSPSHKSPAKDRREADREKIRDRSPLGDKKKTPSINDKAKSKEKHDRSPGRKKRERSPPPRPTRIHIGRLTLNVNKDHIQEIFSTYGTVKMVEFPMDRLHPHNGRGYAYVEFTNPDEAENAMKHMDGGQIDGQEITAAPVLVPSRPRRPSPRPLPPRHGPPRRHSPPRFLHFNRYRRRSPPPRRRSPPRRRRTRSRSPRPAPRRRRSRSSSSSSR from the exons AT GGCGCGTAATAAATCGCCATCGGCTGCTTCagaaaaagataaaaagaagccaaaagataagaaaaagaagGATGAGTCAGGATCTAGCAGCAGCGACAGCAGTGGAAG TTCATCAGACAGCAGTTCATCGCGATCTTCGTCTCGCTCATCGTCAAGCAGCTCGGGCAGTTCCTCGCGTTCATCTTCATCGTCCAGCTCGTCAAGCAGCAGTAGCAGCAACAACCGTTCTAGGCCAAAGAAGAAGTATGATATCCCCACAAGGACCCAACT GACTTCACCTTCCCACAAGAGTCCAGCGAAGGATAGGCGCGAAGCCGACAGGGAAAAGATTAGAGATAGGTCCCCTTTAGGAGACAAAAAGAAGACTCCTTCCATTAATGACAAAGCTAAAAGCAAGGAAAAACATGATAG aTCTCCTGGCAGAAAGAAGCGTGAACGTTCACCGCCACCTCGTCCAACACGCATCCATATTGGACGTCTCACATTAAATGTCAATAAAGACCACATTCAGGAAATATTCTCCACATATGGTACCGTGAAAATGGTAGAATTTCCTATGGACCGTCTCCATCCACACAATGGACGTGGATATGCCTATGTGGAGTTCACCAACCCAGATGAAGCAGAGAATGCTATGAAGCATATGGATGGAG GTCAGATCGACGGGCAGGAGATCACGGCGGCACCGGTGCTAGTGCCTTCGCGACCGCGTCGCCCATCACCGCGCCCGCTGCCCCCGCGACATGGTCCGCCCCGCCGACACTCGCCGCCTCG GTTTCTGCACTTCAACAGGTACCGGCGCCGCAGCCCGCCGCCCCGGCGTCGctcgccgccgcgccggcgccGTACGCGCTCGCGCTCCCCACgtcccgcgccgcgccgccgacgCTCCAGGTCCTCCTCCTCTTCCTCCCGATAA
- the LOC126372071 gene encoding RNA-binding protein with serine-rich domain 1-B-like isoform X2 encodes MARNKSPSAASEKDKKKPKDKKKKDESGSSSSDSSGSSSDSSSSRSSSRSSSSSSGSSSRSSSSSSSSSSSSSNNRSRPKKKYDIPTRTQLTSPSHKSPAKDRREADREKIRDRSPLGDKKKTPSINDKAKSKEKHDRSPGRKKRERSPPPRPTRIHIGRLTLNVNKDHIQEIFSTYGTVKMVEFPMDRLHPHNGRGYAYVEFTNPDEAENAMKHMDGGQIDGQEITAAPVLVPSRPRRPSPRPLPPRHGPPRRHSPPRYRRRSPPPRRRSPPRRRRTRSRSPRPAPRRRRSRSSSSSSR; translated from the exons AT GGCGCGTAATAAATCGCCATCGGCTGCTTCagaaaaagataaaaagaagccaaaagataagaaaaagaagGATGAGTCAGGATCTAGCAGCAGCGACAGCAGTGGAAG TTCATCAGACAGCAGTTCATCGCGATCTTCGTCTCGCTCATCGTCAAGCAGCTCGGGCAGTTCCTCGCGTTCATCTTCATCGTCCAGCTCGTCAAGCAGCAGTAGCAGCAACAACCGTTCTAGGCCAAAGAAGAAGTATGATATCCCCACAAGGACCCAACT GACTTCACCTTCCCACAAGAGTCCAGCGAAGGATAGGCGCGAAGCCGACAGGGAAAAGATTAGAGATAGGTCCCCTTTAGGAGACAAAAAGAAGACTCCTTCCATTAATGACAAAGCTAAAAGCAAGGAAAAACATGATAG aTCTCCTGGCAGAAAGAAGCGTGAACGTTCACCGCCACCTCGTCCAACACGCATCCATATTGGACGTCTCACATTAAATGTCAATAAAGACCACATTCAGGAAATATTCTCCACATATGGTACCGTGAAAATGGTAGAATTTCCTATGGACCGTCTCCATCCACACAATGGACGTGGATATGCCTATGTGGAGTTCACCAACCCAGATGAAGCAGAGAATGCTATGAAGCATATGGATGGAG GTCAGATCGACGGGCAGGAGATCACGGCGGCACCGGTGCTAGTGCCTTCGCGACCGCGTCGCCCATCACCGCGCCCGCTGCCCCCGCGACATGGTCCGCCCCGCCGACACTCGCCGCCTCG GTACCGGCGCCGCAGCCCGCCGCCCCGGCGTCGctcgccgccgcgccggcgccGTACGCGCTCGCGCTCCCCACgtcccgcgccgcgccgccgacgCTCCAGGTCCTCCTCCTCTTCCTCCCGATAA
- the LOC126372071 gene encoding RNA-binding protein with serine-rich domain 1-A-like isoform X3 encodes MARNKSPSAASEKDKKKPKDKKKKDESGSSSSDSSGSSSDSSSSRSSSRSSSSSSGSSSRSSSSSSSSSSSSSNNRSRPKKKTSPSHKSPAKDRREADREKIRDRSPLGDKKKTPSINDKAKSKEKHDRSPGRKKRERSPPPRPTRIHIGRLTLNVNKDHIQEIFSTYGTVKMVEFPMDRLHPHNGRGYAYVEFTNPDEAENAMKHMDGGQIDGQEITAAPVLVPSRPRRPSPRPLPPRHGPPRRHSPPRFLHFNRYRRRSPPPRRRSPPRRRRTRSRSPRPAPRRRRSRSSSSSSR; translated from the exons AT GGCGCGTAATAAATCGCCATCGGCTGCTTCagaaaaagataaaaagaagccaaaagataagaaaaagaagGATGAGTCAGGATCTAGCAGCAGCGACAGCAGTGGAAG TTCATCAGACAGCAGTTCATCGCGATCTTCGTCTCGCTCATCGTCAAGCAGCTCGGGCAGTTCCTCGCGTTCATCTTCATCGTCCAGCTCGTCAAGCAGCAGTAGCAGCAACAACCGTTCTAGGCCAAAGAAGAA GACTTCACCTTCCCACAAGAGTCCAGCGAAGGATAGGCGCGAAGCCGACAGGGAAAAGATTAGAGATAGGTCCCCTTTAGGAGACAAAAAGAAGACTCCTTCCATTAATGACAAAGCTAAAAGCAAGGAAAAACATGATAG aTCTCCTGGCAGAAAGAAGCGTGAACGTTCACCGCCACCTCGTCCAACACGCATCCATATTGGACGTCTCACATTAAATGTCAATAAAGACCACATTCAGGAAATATTCTCCACATATGGTACCGTGAAAATGGTAGAATTTCCTATGGACCGTCTCCATCCACACAATGGACGTGGATATGCCTATGTGGAGTTCACCAACCCAGATGAAGCAGAGAATGCTATGAAGCATATGGATGGAG GTCAGATCGACGGGCAGGAGATCACGGCGGCACCGGTGCTAGTGCCTTCGCGACCGCGTCGCCCATCACCGCGCCCGCTGCCCCCGCGACATGGTCCGCCCCGCCGACACTCGCCGCCTCG GTTTCTGCACTTCAACAGGTACCGGCGCCGCAGCCCGCCGCCCCGGCGTCGctcgccgccgcgccggcgccGTACGCGCTCGCGCTCCCCACgtcccgcgccgcgccgccgacgCTCCAGGTCCTCCTCCTCTTCCTCCCGATAA